GTACCGTTGTCTTTAGGCGGGTTCAGGTCCGTCCCGACCGATCTGATGTACAGGAGGTTCCCCCCGTCCGAAGAGAGGGTGAAATGGCCCGGGGTTTCCATGGAGAGAATATCAGCCGGCACGAGACTGCCGGATCCTCCTGCTGATACCGGGATTACCAGCAACGCAGTGATAAGCAGGGCTGCGAGAAGAAAATGGGGGAGAAGACGCGGTGTCATATGTCTAATTGGATCATTTCCGGGTCTTTAAACAATGGGTGGACTAAAAGGAAAAAGACGCAATATTCCGGGAATGAGGAATATCCCCCACGAGTAGTCCCTGCTCATTTTTTACGAGTTTTTTTAAGGTTTTTTAAAAAAGATATTCGCGATGGTTATCGCCTTTGTGCAGCGCCAGGGTTTGGGCCCTTGTTTTCAGGTCTCACTTTGGGCACCTGGAGGTCAGGGAGGAGTTACACAAAATGCATCAGCGTATCAGGTTTTTGCAACGCCAGATGGCAATATCATTCGTGAGTGAAACGGAATCAGTTATCGAAACGGTTGATCTACGTAAGTCCAATAATACAATGAGAGCAATTTATGCAGTGAAAGATTCTTAATCACGCGGTGAATTGCCCTCATAGTATCACGTAAAATTGACTGTGCAACAGCCTCAGTTATCGCATTTAATCGGAAGCGGACGATACTGTGGTTTTGCCGTAGCGGACGACTGCAAGACTTAAGTACTGCCTGCCTGAGTGAATCATCAGCCCCAGTTCTACAAACTGATTCAGGATCATCGTGACCTCAGCTTCGGTCACGTGAGTGTGATCCACCAGCTCGCGGATCGTTTTTCCAGCATCGCATTGCAGATATACATCCGCAGCGAGTCCATCGAATACATATTCTTCCTTTTTGCCGGTCGTGCGTGTGTCCACGATACGAATGGATTGCACGGAAGGGAAAACATCCAGCGTCGCATCGCTGCGGGAGTGCCATTCTTTCAGGGCAGCTTCGAGACTACGCGTATAGTTCGCCGAGTCGTCGGGATACTCTGCTTCAAAATAGACAGCAAGATCGTTTAAGTCCCGTTCGGCAAGGGAATAATAGATATACCGGTACGCCCGCACGGGTGCCAGACGGGTAATCCCGTAAGCGCCCGGATCTGTCCGGTACCGGCTGAAACGGTCGAAACGGATGTGACCATACCCGGCTGGCGGATCCAGATGCACGATCTTTGGGATAAGCTGGTGCATTGCAGCATATTCGGCCGGATCTTCTCCAGGAAATCCCCAAAGCAGGTTCCATAAGACTAAAATGCCGGATTCTTTTCCCCATTTCAGGATCTGAATATTATGGACAAGGGTCGTTCCCTTGCATATCAACCGGAGAATACTGTCGCTCAAGGATTCAATGCCTGGCTGCATCTTTGTAACCCCTGCATGAGCCAGGAGCAGAACCTGTTCGCGGCTGAGGCTTGCTTTCACCTCCCAGAACAATGAGAGATCGTGCTGGTGTGCAAGTTTCGGTAGTACGGTCCGGAAATAGTGAGGTGCCAGTATATTGTCCACCATACTGAGATTCCTTCCGTAATGTACGGATAAATAGTGCAGTTCATCCAGGACGCGGTCAGATGATTTGTACCGGAAGATCAGATCCGTACTATTTAAACCACAAAAAGTACACGGGGATTTTTCCCCCCACCAGCATCCCCGTGAGGTCTCCATCAGAATACTTGGGGTAAAACCGACTGGCTTCTCTACGAGCTTCAACTGCTCAAAATAATCCGAGTAATCGGGATAGGGGAGAGCGTCCAGATCATCCACCCGGGCGGTTTCACCCGCCGACAGGGCGTGGGGTCCTCCTGCGCGGGCAATGATGCCGGGAACAGGTGGCGGGGTAGCACCATGCAGAGAAGCGTGCACGAGCGCCGGAACGGCTGTGTCTCCTTCGCCGGTACAAACATAATCGATGAAAGGGAAACAACGGCATAAGACATCGCCCATTGCCCCGAAACAGTTGGAACCGCCAAAGATGATGTGTACATCCGGAAACCGGGATTTGATGCGCTTTGCGAGAGCAAGCGATGCGCAATGCTGTTCAAACGATGAGCTGAACCCTACCCAGTCATACTGCGACCAGTCTACGTTATCCACGCAGGCATCCAGAAACGCCGGTAAACGTTCACGAATACAGAGGAATTCGCGTACAACAGCGGGTGGAAACGTATCTTTGTATTCTCCCCAGAGAACCTCGTGCACATATGCATAATCCGCATCTGCGTTTTCACCCGTCAGCGACGGGGCAAAAAGCCATTCCCCGACAAGGAGACCCGGTAGCATGTTTTTTGCAATCAGATCGCAGAGTTGCACCCCCAGCTCGTGAGCGAGCCTGATATTGAAATAGTGAATGTCACTGGCGATACCCTGTCGTCCCAGGGCGCTCTTGAGCAATGAGATGCCAAGGGCAGGCTTGTCAATTGCACCAAACGGTGCGTACACAAATGCCACCCTGGGTTTGTTAAAAGGCATCGCAATCTCGTTCTGGCGGAATCAAAGTGGTGAGTGAAAATATTCGCACGTCGTACCGATCCAAGGGTAATGTTTGATCCAATGAACCACCATTTAGGAATTCAAACCCTAATTTAGGAGTTGCAATTCCAATACCGCAGCGGGTTTTTGCCCTTTTTTCCGGATTTCAGCGCCACACGTTGTTCACCTGTTGTGGGTATGCTTCGTCCGGAACAACAACGATTTTTCTGCGATACTCGTTGTCTGCTCCGGTTACGCCCAACCGGTTCTTACATCTTATTTCCGGTTGCCGTCAGCACAGGACTTTTTGATAAGTCAATCAGATGAACCCGGGTCGCTTTGTATGTTCCTATCGTTCTTTCACACAATCGGATACCCGATGGTTTTCGGGAGCCGCTCTTCCAATACGGCAGCGAGTCCTTTGCCTTCTGCGGATTTCAACACTACGAGTTGCTCCTCTGTCAGTAGAATCCCTGCCTCTTTTGCGGCTGCTTTCGGATCGGCTACCAGTTTCCTGCGAAACGCGACATCCATCACTGCCCGTCCGACCAGTTCGTGCATCTCTTTCTCGGTTGCCATTGACATCTCCCCCTTTTGCATACAGTATTGAACATTATTTAAAGATATTGGTTGTGTCACAAGATCGGCTAAGTTCTCATTGATAGCAAAGATACCTAAGCGTTCCATGATATCAATCTTATCGAAAACGGATTACCGCAAACCCAACAACGAAACCGGTTAAGTAGCCGCCGCGGGGGTGTCCCTTCGGGGGTGGCGGAAGCATCCTAAATCTGGGTGAGTGGCGAAGTTTCCACTACGCGTGTCATCACACTCAATTATACGACAGATTTCAAAGACTTTCAATAGTTATTGACAGCAGAACTGTCATTTTAGAGACATAGTGGCGTCCCATCTTTTCGTTACGAAATGCCCGGTAATGCCAGGGGCCGGTATATCGTACGAGGATTAATCTCAAAATCACTTCCAGTCCACGAGTAGTTCATCGCATCCATTTGTGCTTCACACGTTTTGAAATCTCACCCATGAGTCGTTCAATCATGTTTGAATTCCAGGGAATATCGATTCCATTGATGGATAATCGGGCAAATGTGACGAGTGTATTTGAGAATGTGTTAAGAAATTCGACCTGAATTTGAAAAGATTAAGATATGTCTTTTAGTCTGTAGTGCGTACGATCTCCTCTAAAGGGGCCCGGGGGATTTCGGGAGCCGCTCTTCTAATACAGCAGCGAGTCCTTTGCCTTCTGCGGATTTCAGGACTGACAGTTGCTCCCCGGTCAGGGTAATCCCGGCCTCTTTTGCTGCCGCTTTCGGATCGGCTACCAGTTTTTTGCGAAACGCGACATTCATCACTGCCCGTCCGACCAGTTCGTGCATCTCTTTCTCGGTTGCCATTGATTTCTCCTCTGTATTGAATAGAGTATTGAACATTATTTAAAGATATTTGAGTATTCATTGGTTATGATCTCCTCCTTTCATTAAGGAACGAAACCGGTTGCGTACACGGCCCGCAAACAGGATAATGTGTGCGGTAAGCCCCAGCACCAGTGACGTACCTGCGAGGATTGTCAGTCCTGCGAGCAGCACTACCGCCAGTATTTCCTGCCCCGTGATCAGACTATCAACCATCCATTTGAGTTCATGTTCCCAGATATACAGGACAAGCATCACTATCAGGACCGTGAAAACTATGGAAAGAATACTATAGAAGCTGTAGATGATCTCCTCCCGGGTGAACCTGCTCCGCGTCCGGATCTTCGGGATTAAGCCGGTGCGTAAGAATTCAAATGATTTCTGGCGTAATTGCGGTATCTCAAGCCAATCCATCAGAATATAGTAGCCATCCAGTTCCAGCAGGGGATTCAGGTTCAGGAGTGCACCGAGGTACGCTACATATGCGGCCTGGAACAACGCTCTCGTCCACGCGGTAGGTGGAAGCATAATGACGAGAATTGCAATTACGCCTCCAATGATCACATTCACCACCGGTCCTGCAAGTGAGACCATGATTCGCGGTATGCGCCCCGACATCCACATATCGCTGACATCGACAAAGAATGCAGGCATGCCATAGTAGAACATGATCCCGGCTTTGTGGATCCGTCTCCCGAATGATTTGCAGGTAAGGCCATGACCCGATTCGTGCCAGAACAACACGATCCAGTTTGCGATAATCAGAACGATCAGGCCCTGGCCGTACGACTCATTGAAGGCGAACAACTGGAATGTGTCTGATGGTTCCAGGAGGACAAAGCACGCGAATCCGGTGACTGACAGGAGGAAAAACGCAATGAGGGCGACCCGCGTGAAAAAGGCCCGGCCGATGCAGCGATAGAACCGGGTAAAAAATGCATCGGCCTTGCGCCAGTCAAACTCACGCTGAAACGTAGCGTCTGCTATATGCTGGAGATGCGATGCAAAGCCGGTCGCCTGCACGGGAGGGGGGCAGGAAGGGGAGTTCTCAATTAAACCATTCTTTTCAAGCTGGAGGATGAGGGTATCCAGCCGCTCGAACGGGAATGATCCATATCTGGCATAGTATGCCATCGCGAGGTCGGTGAGGGTATGCTCACCGTCCATCAGCTCCCACAGGAAATAATTCTGCGGGTCGATTTCGAGATAGGTACAGGTGTCAGTATTATGCAAGACGTAGTACGTATCACCAAGCCTGGTTGGATCATAGTGCATCTGCACATGCAAAGCACGCCGGGGTTTTGGTTGCGCTGCTTCTGGCATCGGATGTCCTGTATCAGTTCAGGATTTGACCTGTGCCTTAAAATCCATTCGGGTTTGCATAAAAAAGGGGCACAATACCCCGGGTATTTCTCATCCCCGGTTTATTTTATTTCCCCTCAGACAATAAGCAGGGAATGCAGGCATGACGAGGAACCCTGACCACCCGCAGATTACCCCCTTGTTCCCCCATCCCGGTCACGTATTGATTCCTAACCTTTTTCATATCGTAACCCAAAAGCCGGTCTGAAAGATCATGAACGGGAAGCTTTGCTGGTATGCACTGGTACTGATGCTTATCGGTCTCTTCTGCAGTATTCCCGTCTTCGCCGCAGAACCAGGGGAGGATTACCGGGCCCCGTGGGTGACAAAAACAACAACGTCCGGGGCAACCATCAACTGGGAGCAGGAACCGGCGGGAGCCGGGATCGTAGAATACACCACGGCAGATTATTACTCCCGGAATCATAAATTCGACCGTAAAATTACCGACTCCGCAGTTTCCCAGTATCACCATGTGTCACTCAGCGGGCTCGAACCCGGTACCAACTACCAGTACCATGTAATCCCTTCGGGCCAGGAGAACGTATTCGGCACCCGCATGTTCCGCACCATGCCGGTCAGCGGACCGTTTACCTTTATTGTCATCAGTGATTCACAGGAAGGTCATAATTATACTGAGGAGAAACGGTTCAGGTACGTGGCAGATGCCGTAGCACTTGAGCCGGACGTGCTCTTTATCCTCCACGGGGGGGATTATGCCGGGCATGATAACGGGTCGTTATGGGGCAAATATTTCCAGGTGGCCGACGGGATGCTCGCGAATGCTGCCATCTTTCCCACCATCGGAAACCATGAATATCATAATGCCAGCGGGGGGGACAACCCACCTGCAGCAGCCGACCAGTTCCATCAGTCATATGAGATGCCCCTGAACTATTCCTTTGACTGTGCCGGGGTCAGGTTTATTATTCTTGATACTCCGGACCCAAAAACTGCTGATGGAGATGACCCGCAGACTTCCCTTTCCCTTGCAATGAGCCAGGAATCCTGGCTCAGGGAACAGCTGGACAATAATCTCGCAGGAACATTCACGATTCATCACCACCCAATCTGGGATTATTACAATACTACCAGTAATCCTCATCTTCAGTCATGGGAAACCCTGTACCATACCTATAATATCAGCGCAAATTTCGCTGGGCATACCCATAATTACCAGAGATATTCAGTCATGGGGATCCCCTATTTCATTGTCGGTAATGCCGGGGGCAGATTTGGGGACCTGACCAGTGGGGAACCCACTCCGGCAGAGTACCAGTTCGGAGAAACAAGGCAGCTCGGGTATCTTAAGGTCTTTGTTGATCCGGCAAATAATACGGCGACTGCACAGGAAATTTTTGTCGCTTCAGTAAAAGTGGACGATTCAAATGAGACACCAGAAGTTCACAACCCGCCGGTTGTTGCAGATTCAATCACATTCCCCCTGAAACGACCAGCCAGCCTTCCGGAAATGAATCCCACAGGAACCCCCCCTGCCGGAAGACCGGCCGGGTCTTCTCCCGGCATGCCTGTTGCTGTAATTATCATCGTCATGGCACTGGGAATCGGGATGGTCATCATACGGAAAATAGACTCCCGCTGATTGTGTTCTCCTGATTAAAATCCGTTACCTTTTTCCCTGTCACGGCCAATTTTCCGTAATCAAGGAAGATCCATGACAGATGACCCTGCTATCTCCCAGCGCCGCATTCCGCTCGACCGCATCAGTGTCCTGATCGATTCGATCTACGCGTTTGCCATGACCCTGCTCGTCATTACGATCAATATACCCTCAAAGTACGAGCATGCCAAAGAAGCCGCTCCGGTTTTTGCAATCATCATGGCAGACCTTCCGGACCTGATCCATTACTTCATCGCCTTCATCCTCCTTGCCATCCTCTGGTATTTCGAGCACCAGCGGTTCCGATCTCTTATCGGTCTCGATCGCCCGCTCCTCTGCCTCAACATGGCCAGTCTCGCGTTCGTCTGTCTTCTCCCGTTCTCAACAAATGTTGCCGGCGACTATCCTTTCGATCATGTCGGGGCAATCCTCTTTGAATTCAATATCTTCATTATCGGTCTGATTGCCCTTATCCAGTGGGTCTACATCCGGAACAGGTGCAGGAATCTTGTTCCTGGCCTGAGTCTTTCACATATCTCCCGCGAAATCCTCTGGTCCGCTGTCTTCCCCGCACTCTCGTTTATCGGGATTATACTTGCTCTCTTTCACATCCCGTTCACTCTCAGCATCTATATCCTCGTCCCGTTCATCATGGCCTTCCTTTTCTGGGGAGAACCCGTCAGGAATTAAATTCTTTTTTATTCATATGATCCAACGGTGAGTGTCTGCGGGATCGATAAAAGTAAGTCCCGTAATACAATAAGAGCGTTCAGGCAACTTTGCATCCGGTATTATACCGGACTGTGCAGTTCTGGATCTAACCGGGATTACCAAAACAGGAACAGACGGTTGACAAAAATCTTAAAAATTTTAAAGAGAACCGGAACCGGGAGGAATGCAACTTTTATGGAACACATTTTTCCATGGGCCGGTTTTTGTTGAAACTCCATTTGGATGTGTAAATCGGGTAATTTTTCCAATTTCACAATATTTAATATATGGTACAATGATTATGGTTTAATGTCTGAACCTTTCCGGATTTTGCTTGCAGTGGCTGCAACAGTAGTCATTGTTCTTGGTGTGCTCTACGGTATCGGGGCACTGAACCTGCATCAGCCGACGGGAAATATCCCTACGGTGACTCCTGCACCAGCAACCGCAGGGGAGACTGCTTCCAATGAAACCTCCACATCCTATATTTTTATCCAGGAAGGGTCTGACGGGACATTTGTTCCCGCTCTTTTTGGAAATTATACATTGACCCTGCACAACGTCACGCCGTACACGTTCTATATCAGTGATCGCCCGGTGCGGGATGCAGGCTTTGTCCCGATGAACAGTTTCCTGGATACGTTCGTGTGGGGCCCGGAAAATCCCCCGAACGCTGCTATCATAATTCCTGATGCCCAAAAGCAGGAAGACACCCTGCTCGTCACTCTCACAAATCCAGTATATGTCCCGGAGAAGGAGATGCTCACGTACGATGCAATGGTCCTGGAATCGTATCAGGGAAAGGGACTCAGTCACCTCAAACAGATGAATGATCCGGCGATTCAAAAGTCGTTTGGCAGGGTTACGGTTATCATTGACAGCTGTCCTGATTTTAAATTTTACTGTTACGACTGCAAGCAGGACCCTGCTATGGCCTGCAGGTATTTTATGGGGGGGTGTGGCTGGGTACGAGTGGGGACCTGCTGGCATACATGGACGGGATGCCGGCCATGCAATCCTAAGCAGATCATTGACGAATGTAATACCAATTTTAATGACTGCAGTATATCATGCCAGGGCGAGACGCCTGGGTGTGGATTCTGTGAACCGGGATTTCCCGTGTAAAATAAATTTTTTGTCAGGCCCCGGTGCGGGAGAACCTGTATCATGGAGAACAATTTCCCGGCCGTAACTTTTCCGGAATTTTTTTGTTGTGTCACAAGATCGGCTACGATCTCACTGGCAGCAAAGATACCTAAGCGTTGCATGATATCACTCTTATTAAAAATGGATTACGGTAAACCTGTCAATGAACCGCCGCGGGGGCGCACCCGAAAGGGGGCGGGCGCTGTTGCATTAACGGGACTGAATAGAAATGACCTCGTCGTTACCTATCAATATTGATTCTTTAAACGTTCCGAAGATGCAACAGAATATAAAAAAGCAATACATTTATGGCTCAAAATTTGAGATCAGCAGCATGCATTCTGCTAAACAGTATTTTGTCGTTTTTTCAGTGGTTCTGACTATTATTGTCGTTGTAACAGCGGGTTGTACGGGGACTACCCCTGCGGCATCTCCCGCTTCCACCCCGGCCGCAGCTGCTATCAGCACCGCAACATCGCTCTCCCCAGGGGTCACACAACGGACAGCCTTTCCCAACCTTGTCGGAGTCTGGACAACGACCGGAGCAGCAATCGGGCATAAGAAAGACAGCGGGTTCTTCATAGCAAATACGACACAGTTCACCATCACGGAACAACAGGGACAGGCTTTTACCGGTACAAAGGATTATTCAAAGAACGGGACTGCGAATTACGAGAATATATCCGGTGTCTTTTCTGATGATGGAAAGAAGATCTACATTGCCGAACACGAAGGGGGCTATCTCTTCGGTGAAATTATCGGACCAAATGAGATTGCAATAGTATACCTTCAGGACGGCAACGATGCAGCAGCCCGGGCTTTTCATCTCACCCGGCAACAGAACTGATTCCTGTTCTCTTTTTTTTCAGTCTGAATCCTGAAATCCGGGGAACCTATCTCGGGCCGCGGAGTTTTCGCCCGGACAGAAGATAATCTTTACCGGAACGGAGGACATTTTGGGCTTTGTTTTGGTACCTTGAGGGGACGGAGGCCGTGACGGGGTCGGATGAGGGGGTGAAATGCTTGGAAATGGGGGGTTTGGCGGTGTGAGTAAGGGAGGCGGGACGTTTTTTGCCACTTGCCAACAGCGGGAGGCAGGGGTTGATCTGATAATATCAGCGATTAAGAAATTCCAGCACACGGTCACCGAACCGGCCCGGGAACTGGTACATCAGCCCGTGCCCGGCACCGGGGATCTCGACAAGCTCTGCACCGTAAATCCTCCCGCTGATGATACGGGAATTTATAGGGGGGACTATCACATCATCGGTCCCGGTGACAACAAGTGTTGGAAGACAAACTTCCCCAAGGCGGGAGAATGATCCCGTCCATGTAAAGAAAGCATCTACCTGGCGTGCTACAACCTCATTTCCCGGCACCGGCTCATATACTTCCGGACAATAGCGGAGAGGATCATGAAGAGCAAGCCACGATGATGGGAAGATGAGGGAAAACATCCGGTTGATTATATCCTGCACCGTCCCGCTTTTATCCATGAGCCGGGTTAAGATCTCCGGCTGCATCTTTATCGATTCGGATCCACCGCAGTCACCGGAGACCAGGATGAGCCGGGTCACTTTTGCCGGAAAACTAAGCGCAAGTTCCTGTGCAACAGAAGCTCCCATGGAAAAACCGATGATACTTGCCGGGGAGATGCCAAGAGCATCCATCAGCGTTGCCGTATCGTGGGCAAGTACGGGGATGGAGAACGATGTCTCCGATCCGCCGGAATATCCTGTACCCCGGTTATCAAAGATGATGACCCGGAAATGCCGGGAGATTTTTTCAAGAACGGGAGGGTTCCACATGTCCATCGTTGACCCCAATCCGTTGATGAAAACAACCGGATCCCCGGATCCAAGTTCGCTGTACGCAAGCGTCACATCGTCAACAGGCACGATCTTTACCGGGATCCGGGTCACGACACGATCTTGTGTCACTGAGACTAATTATTTTTCTCTGCAACGAATGGTTTTTCCGATAAAATAGGATGTGTGGATTTTATACGACAATGAGGGGGGTTTGGTTTTTGGGATTGCGGGAAATTATTTTTTTGTAGGGGCCAGCCGAAATGCATCACGCGAGATCCCGTCAACATTTTTCAGCAAAAATCCTGTCAGAAATTTTTCGTTCTGGGTCCAGCCGGGAAATATCCGTAACCTGGGTAATCAGTCGACCTGTCCTTCCGCCCACAACAGAACATCATGCGCGAGCCGGACCGCCACGGTATACTCCTCTTTGGTTACCGGTGACGTGGTTCCCGGGTACCGCGTATCGGAAGCATACGAAGTAAGCGTGACCGCAAGCCACAGCGGTTCAGGAATTGCAATCCCATGCTGTTCCAGTCCCGAGAGGAGAGCGTTGATATCATGAGTGTACGGGTACGGGATTTTCCGTGCAACAAAAACGGCCTTGAGCGCTTTTTCTGCTGCCTGCTGGACCTGGAAGCAGAGATCTTCGTAAAGAACCCCGTGCGTTTTTGTGGAGGAGAGGGTAAGGGAACTTTTTGCCCGGGAGATCCATTCTGCCGGGTTATCAGGCGATCGTTTATTTCCTTTCATAGACGACCCTGCCTTCCCGTACTGCGGGATAGACGACACTGAAGGGGGAATTTTTACATTCCTCGAGTTGCTTTGGCGTGACGATGACAAGATCCATCGACCGGGCAATTCCCCGCATCCGCTGGTAGATTATCCCCGCGACTTTTCGTGGGTTGTACCTGCCGGCCTTTATCACGAGAAAGTCAAGGTCACTGTGTGGCCCGGTCGTACCCCTCGCGGTGGAACCAAAGAGGAGGACCTGTTCAGGATGTGCAGCATCTACGATCCGGTTGACGATCTCCTCAATCTCGGTCTGCCGGGGGGATGTTGTATGTATCATATCCACCTGTTTGTGCTTTGTGGGATTACTCAAACTTGTTTTTACTTCTGCGATATTAATGGTGTCTTCGTTCCGGCGTTCCCTGATCATGGCGGGGTCATGGAGATCTTCCCGGAAAGAACTGATGTGAGACGATGCAAGTTTTTTCTTCAGATGCATGGGTTTAAAGGAGAGATCATTTTTGAGGGTTTTTCGGATAGGGGCTTTTCTGGTCAGCGGGATCCTGCCTGCCGGTCTGATGACCGTATTCTCATCGATGCACCCGGTTG
This portion of the Methanoregula sp. genome encodes:
- a CDS encoding TMEM175 family protein is translated as MTDDPAISQRRIPLDRISVLIDSIYAFAMTLLVITINIPSKYEHAKEAAPVFAIIMADLPDLIHYFIAFILLAILWYFEHQRFRSLIGLDRPLLCLNMASLAFVCLLPFSTNVAGDYPFDHVGAILFEFNIFIIGLIALIQWVYIRNRCRNLVPGLSLSHISREILWSAVFPALSFIGIILALFHIPFTLSIYILVPFIMAFLFWGEPVRN
- a CDS encoding alpha/beta hydrolase, encoding MTQDRVVTRIPVKIVPVDDVTLAYSELGSGDPVVFINGLGSTMDMWNPPVLEKISRHFRVIIFDNRGTGYSGGSETSFSIPVLAHDTATLMDALGISPASIIGFSMGASVAQELALSFPAKVTRLILVSGDCGGSESIKMQPEILTRLMDKSGTVQDIINRMFSLIFPSSWLALHDPLRYCPEVYEPVPGNEVVARQVDAFFTWTGSFSRLGEVCLPTLVVTGTDDVIVPPINSRIISGRIYGAELVEIPGAGHGLMYQFPGRFGDRVLEFLNR
- a CDS encoding Os1348 family NHLP clan protein — translated: MATEKEMHELVGRAVMNVAFRKKLVADPKAAAKEAGITLTGEQLSVLKSAEGKGLAAVLEERLPKSPGPL
- a CDS encoding HEPN domain-containing protein — its product is MKGNKRSPDNPAEWISRAKSSLTLSSTKTHGVLYEDLCFQVQQAAEKALKAVFVARKIPYPYTHDINALLSGLEQHGIAIPEPLWLAVTLTSYASDTRYPGTTSPVTKEEYTVAVRLAHDVLLWAEGQVD
- a CDS encoding nucleotidyltransferase domain-containing protein, whose protein sequence is MGKSTGCIDENTVIRPAGRIPLTRKAPIRKTLKNDLSFKPMHLKKKLASSHISSFREDLHDPAMIRERRNEDTINIAEVKTSLSNPTKHKQVDMIHTTSPRQTEIEEIVNRIVDAAHPEQVLLFGSTARGTTGPHSDLDFLVIKAGRYNPRKVAGIIYQRMRGIARSMDLVIVTPKQLEECKNSPFSVVYPAVREGRVVYERK
- a CDS encoding RiPP maturation radical SAM C-methyltransferase; translated protein: MYAPFGAIDKPALGISLLKSALGRQGIASDIHYFNIRLAHELGVQLCDLIAKNMLPGLLVGEWLFAPSLTGENADADYAYVHEVLWGEYKDTFPPAVVREFLCIRERLPAFLDACVDNVDWSQYDWVGFSSSFEQHCASLALAKRIKSRFPDVHIIFGGSNCFGAMGDVLCRCFPFIDYVCTGEGDTAVPALVHASLHGATPPPVPGIIARAGGPHALSAGETARVDDLDALPYPDYSDYFEQLKLVEKPVGFTPSILMETSRGCWWGEKSPCTFCGLNSTDLIFRYKSSDRVLDELHYLSVHYGRNLSMVDNILAPHYFRTVLPKLAHQHDLSLFWEVKASLSREQVLLLAHAGVTKMQPGIESLSDSILRLICKGTTLVHNIQILKWGKESGILVLWNLLWGFPGEDPAEYAAMHQLIPKIVHLDPPAGYGHIRFDRFSRYRTDPGAYGITRLAPVRAYRYIYYSLAERDLNDLAVYFEAEYPDDSANYTRSLEAALKEWHSRSDATLDVFPSVQSIRIVDTRTTGKKEEYVFDGLAADVYLQCDAGKTIRELVDHTHVTEAEVTMILNQFVELGLMIHSGRQYLSLAVVRYGKTTVSSASD
- a CDS encoding metallophosphoesterase is translated as MNGKLCWYALVLMLIGLFCSIPVFAAEPGEDYRAPWVTKTTTSGATINWEQEPAGAGIVEYTTADYYSRNHKFDRKITDSAVSQYHHVSLSGLEPGTNYQYHVIPSGQENVFGTRMFRTMPVSGPFTFIVISDSQEGHNYTEEKRFRYVADAVALEPDVLFILHGGDYAGHDNGSLWGKYFQVADGMLANAAIFPTIGNHEYHNASGGDNPPAAADQFHQSYEMPLNYSFDCAGVRFIILDTPDPKTADGDDPQTSLSLAMSQESWLREQLDNNLAGTFTIHHHPIWDYYNTTSNPHLQSWETLYHTYNISANFAGHTHNYQRYSVMGIPYFIVGNAGGRFGDLTSGEPTPAEYQFGETRQLGYLKVFVDPANNTATAQEIFVASVKVDDSNETPEVHNPPVVADSITFPLKRPASLPEMNPTGTPPAGRPAGSSPGMPVAVIIIVMALGIGMVIIRKIDSR
- a CDS encoding Os1348 family NHLP clan protein, with the translated sequence MATEKEMHELVGRAVMDVAFRRKLVADPKAAAKEAGILLTEEQLVVLKSAEGKGLAAVLEERLPKTIGYPIV